In Epinephelus lanceolatus isolate andai-2023 chromosome 13, ASM4190304v1, whole genome shotgun sequence, the following are encoded in one genomic region:
- the ints9 gene encoding integrator complex subunit 9, with product MKLYCLSGHPTLPCNVLKFKSTTIMLDCGLDTTSVLNFLPLPLVHSPRLSKLPGWVSKDRTINLEKELKECAGRVFVDSQPEFCLPERELLDLSTIDVILISNYHCMMALPYITEHTGFTGTVYATEPTLQIGRLLMEELVNFMERVPKAQSATCWKNKEIQRMLPGPLKDAVDVWTWKRCYSMQEVNSALSKVQLVGYSQKVELFGAVQVSPLSSGYSLGSSNWIIQSHHEKVSYVSGSSLLTTHPQPMDQSSLKNSDVLILTGLTQMPTANPDGMLGEFCSNLAMTIRAGGNVLVPCYSSGVIYDLLECLYQFIESANLGTTPFYFISPVANSSLEFSQIFAEWLCHNKQTKVYLPEPPFPHAELIQTNKLKHYPSIHGDFSSEFRQPCVVFTGHPSLRFGDVVHFMELWGKSGLNTIIFTEPDFSYLDALAPYQPLAMKCVYCPIDTRLNFHQVSKLLKEVQPLHVVCPEQYTQPPLTQSHRSDLMLELQPPPMPYRRCSVLNLPFRRRYERVYILPELANSLVPSEIKPGISLATVSAVLHSKDNKHTLQSVPKPPPVPPSKKRKRLMEEPPVVLAPKPLLSGAVPLEAFLVTLQKHGITEVKVEETADGHILHLQAEDTLIQLEEDGTHIVCDNNEPLRTTLRDLVLRFLQKL from the exons ATGAAGCTG TATTGTCTGTCTGGCCATCCCACATTGCCTTGCAATGTGCTCAAATTCAAATCCACCACCATTATGTTGGACTGTGGGCTGGACACCACCTCTGTCCTCAACTTCCTGCCCCTTCCTCTTGTCCACAG cCCACGACTGTCCAAACTACCTGGCTGGGTCTCGAAAGACAGAACAATAAACTTGGAGAAG GAGCTGAAGGAGTGTGCAGGACGAGTGTTTGTGGACTCACAACCAGAGTTCTGTCTCCCTGAG AGGGAACTGCTGGATCTGTCCACCATCGATGTCATCCTGATCTCCAACTACCACTGTATGATGGCGCTGCCCTACATCACTGAGCACACAGGCTTCACTGGGACAGTGTACGCAACAGAACCAACCCTACAGATCGGCAG ACTGTTGATGGAGGAACTGGTGAACTTCATGGAGAGAGTTCCCAAAGCCCAGTCTGCcacctgctggaaaaacaaggaaatacaAAG gATGCTCCCAGGGCCACTGAAGGATGCAGTAGATGTGTGGACGTGGAAACGATGCTACAGCATGCAGGAGGTCAACTCTGCCCTCAGCAAGGTGCAGCTCGTGGGATATTCACAGAAAGTG GAGTTGTTTGGAGCCGTACAGGTCTCCCCCTTGAGCTCTGGTTACTCTTTGGGAAGCTCCAACTGGATCATCCAGTCTCATCATGAGAAAGTTTCCTATGTGTCAGGTTCCTCCCTCCTCACCACACACCCACAG CCGATGGACCAAAGCTCCCTGAAGAACAGTGATGTTCTGATTCTGACAGGCCTCACCCAGATGCCCACCGCCAACCCAGACGGCATGCTGGGAGAATTCTGCAGCAACCTCG CCATGACGATTCGAGCAGGAGGAAATGTGCTGGTGCCGTGCTACTCGTCAGGGGTGATATATGACCTGCTGGAGTGTCTGTACCAGTTCATAGAGAGCGCCAACCTGGGGACCACGCCCTTCTACTTCATCTCACCCGTCGCCAACAGCTCGCTGGAGTTCTCTCAGATCTTTGCTGAGTG GCTTTGCCACAACAAGCAAACAAAGGTTTATCTTCCAGAGCCTCCGTTCCCTCATGCAGAG CTGATCCAGACCAACAAGCTGAAGCACTACCCGAGCATCCACGGAGACTTCAGCAGTGAGTTCCGTCAGCCGTGCGTGGTGTTCACCGGTCATCCATCTCTGCGCTTCGGGGACGTGGTTCACTTCATGGAGCTGTGGGGCAAATCCGGCCTCAACACCATCATCTTCACTG AGCCGGACTTTTCTTACCTGGATGCTCTGGCTCCGTACCAGCCGCTGGCTATGAAGTGCGTTTACTGTCCCATCGACACTCGGCTCAACTTCCACCAAGTGTCAAAGCTGCTCAAAGAAGTCCAG CCCCTCCATGTGGTGTGTCCGGAGCAGTACACCCAGCCTCCACTGACCCAGTCGCACCGCTCTGATCTGATGCTGGAGCTGCAGCCTCCTCCGATGCCTTACAGACGCTGCTCTGTGCTCAACCTGCCCTTCAGACGCCGCTATGAGCGCGTCTACATCCTGCCTGAG CTGGCCAACTCGCTGGTGCCGTCTGAGATCAAACCTGGCATCTCACTGGCCACTGTGTCTGCAGTGCTGCACTCCAaggacaacaaacacacactccag TCGGTGCCCAAACCCCCTCCGGTGCCCCCCAGCAAGAAGAGGAAGCGATTAATGGAGGAGCCCCCGGTGGTGCTGGCCCCCAAACCCCTGCTGAGTGGAGCTGTGCCCCTGGAAGCTTTCCTGGTCACACTGCAGAAG CACGGTATCACAGAGGTCAAAGTGGAAGAGACAGCAGACGGACACATTCTACACCTGCAGGCGGAGGACACACTGATTCAGCTGGAGGAGGACGGGACACACATCGTCTGCGACAACAACGAGCCGCTGCGGACCACACTGCGAGACCTGGTGCTGCGCTTCCTGCAGAAACTCTGA